In Phycisphaerae bacterium RAS1, the genomic window GATCCGCCCGATGTCCGGATAGCCGTACGACCCGCCCGCCCCCTTCAAGCGGTGCGCGAACATCGCCAGGTTATCCCAGTCAAGCCGGTCGTACGCTGCCCGCAGCTCCGCCACGCGCGCGTCCAGCCCGGCGACGAATTCCTCAACGATATCGCGCATGTCCGCATCTTCAGCAAGAAGCTGTGAAACAAGCACGCGCTTCGCGGCGACGGCACTATTCATGTCGAGAGTCTCTCAGGTCGGGCGCCCATTATCAGACGGTCGCCGCGCACGCCCGCGCGATCGCGACCCGGCGCAATCTGCCCGATGGAAGGAGTATCGGATTGGAGTCGGGCCGCGCTTGCTATGCCGCACGGCGGCGCAACTTCCGCCCTGGAAGCGCCGTCGCTCGCCGCACCGGACTGCCGGGAGCGTCGTATTGCGTGTAGAATCCTGCCTGCTCGCGGTTGGACAGGGCATCGAGTGATTGTCGGAGACCCCCCATGTGCGGAATTGTCGCATACATCGGTGAAAAAGACGCTTGCCCGGTCCTGCTCGAAGGCCTGAAGCGCCTCGAATACCGCGGCTACGACTCGGCCGGAATCGTCGTCATCCGCAATGGCCAGTTCATCATCCATCGCGCCGTCGGGCGCATCTCAAACCTGGAAGCGAAAGTCGGCGCCTCGCTCGACGGCGCCCGCATCGGCATGTCCCACACCCGCTGGGCCACGCACGGCGCCCCGACCGAGCTAAACGCCCACCCCCACCGCGACGCCAGCGGCAAGCTCGCCCTGGTCCACAACGGCATCATCGAGAACTACCGCGTGCTGGCCGCTTTCTTGAAAGGCCACGGCGTCGAGCTGGTCAGCCAGACCGATACCGAAGTCCTCGCCCAGTTGGTCGGCCATTTCTACGACGGTTGCCTCGAAGAGGCCGTCCGCCGCGCGCTGCGCGAGGTCCGCGGCACCTTCGGCATCGCCGTCATGCACACCGACGAGCCCGACACGATCGTCGCCGCCCGTCGCGGCAGCCCGCTGATCGTCGGCGTCGGCAAGGACGAGTACATCGTCGCCTCCGATGCCGCGGCGATCATCCAGCACACCTCCCAGGTGATCTACCTCTCGGACAACGAGGTCGCCGTCGTGGGTCGCGACGGCTTCCGCACCACCACGCTCGACGCCGCCCCGGTCAGCAAGGAAGTCGAAGAAGTCGAGATGACGCTCGAGCAGCTCGAGCTCGGCGGACATCAGCACTTCATGCTCAAGGAAATCAACGAGCAGCCCGAGGCCCTGCGCAACTGCATGCGCGGCCGAGTGGACGTCGACAACGGCCGCGTCGTGCTGGGCGGCCTGTCCGGCGTGCTGCGCGAGCTGGTCCGCGCCAAACGCATCATCATCACCGGCTGCGGAACCGCCTGGCACTCGGGGCTGATCGGCGAGTATCTCTTTGAATCCCTCGCCCGCATCCCCTGCGAAACCGAATACGCCAGCGAGTTCCGCTACCGCAACCCGGTCATCGAAGACGGAACCGTCGTCATCGCGATCTCACAGAGCGGCGAAACGGCCGACACGCTCGCGGCCCTGCGCGAGGCGCGCGACAAGGGCGCCCTCGGTCTGGGAATCGTCAACGTGGTCGGATCGACCATCGCCCGCGAAACCGACGCCGGCGTCTACCTCCACGTCGGACCCGAAATCGGCGTCGCCTCAACCAAGGCCTTCGTCGGCCAGGTCACCGTCCTGACGATGATCGCCGCCATGCTCGGCCGCCGCCGCCATCTCAGCCACGCCGAGTGCCTCGACGTGCTTCAGAAGCTCCAGCAGATTCCCAGCCTGATCGAGCAGACGCTGAACCTCTCGGACCAGACGCGCGAGATCGCCTCGCGATACATCGACGAGCTGAACTGGCTCTACCTCGGCCGCGGCCTGCAATATCCGATCGCGCTCGAGGGCGCGCTCAAACTGAAGGAAATCAGCTACATCCACGCCGAGGGACTGCCCGCCGCCGAAATGAAGCACGGCCCCATCGCCCTCATCCACGACGACATGCCGGTCGTCGTCATCGCCCCGCGTGGCGTCTGGTACGAGAAGATCGTCAGCAACATGGAAGAAGTCCGCGCCCGCGGCGGACACATCATCGCCGTCGCGACCGAAGGCGATAAGCACATCCGCGAGCTGGCCGAGCACGTGCTCTACGTGCCCGACGTGCCGGAAGTGCTCGCCCCGCTGCTCACCGTCGTGCCGCTGCAGATGCTCGCCTATCACGCCGCCGTGCTCCGCGGCTGCGACGTGGACAAGCCGCGAAATCTCGCCAAGTCGGTGACGGTTGAATAGCGCCATGTTTGCGGCCGGCCCCCTGCGCGCCGTAGCGGCCGGCCTCCGTGCCGGCCGTAGTGAGCAAACGCCCCCCCCGCACTCAACGGCCGGCACGGGGGCCGGCCTCTACGGCGCGCAGGGGACCGG contains:
- a CDS encoding Hpt domain protein encodes the protein MNSAVAAKRVLVSQLLAEDADMRDIVEEFVAGLDARVAELRAAYDRLDWDNLAMFAHRLKGAGGSYGYPDIGRIGAALEADFRVRRGDNFGAAIAELDELVRAARAGLSVR
- the glmS gene encoding Glutamine--fructose-6-phosphate aminotransferase [isomerizing], which codes for MCGIVAYIGEKDACPVLLEGLKRLEYRGYDSAGIVVIRNGQFIIHRAVGRISNLEAKVGASLDGARIGMSHTRWATHGAPTELNAHPHRDASGKLALVHNGIIENYRVLAAFLKGHGVELVSQTDTEVLAQLVGHFYDGCLEEAVRRALREVRGTFGIAVMHTDEPDTIVAARRGSPLIVGVGKDEYIVASDAAAIIQHTSQVIYLSDNEVAVVGRDGFRTTTLDAAPVSKEVEEVEMTLEQLELGGHQHFMLKEINEQPEALRNCMRGRVDVDNGRVVLGGLSGVLRELVRAKRIIITGCGTAWHSGLIGEYLFESLARIPCETEYASEFRYRNPVIEDGTVVIAISQSGETADTLAALREARDKGALGLGIVNVVGSTIARETDAGVYLHVGPEIGVASTKAFVGQVTVLTMIAAMLGRRRHLSHAECLDVLQKLQQIPSLIEQTLNLSDQTREIASRYIDELNWLYLGRGLQYPIALEGALKLKEISYIHAEGLPAAEMKHGPIALIHDDMPVVVIAPRGVWYEKIVSNMEEVRARGGHIIAVATEGDKHIRELAEHVLYVPDVPEVLAPLLTVVPLQMLAYHAAVLRGCDVDKPRNLAKSVTVE